A window of Lysobacter sp. TY2-98 genomic DNA:
CTTGCCGACGATGCGCGCGATGGCGATCCATTCGCCCGCCATGGTGCCGAAGTTGGTCAGGATGAACACCAGCAGCGTGCGTGCGACGCGATTGCGATACCAGCCGCGCAGCGTGCGAACGTCCTCGCGCAGCGAGATGAAGTCGGCGTAGGTCGGCTTGCGCAGGCGTGCTTCGACGAGCGCACTGACGGCACCTGCCGGAATCGCAGGCCGGAACGGCTTGAACGGGGCGACGATCGCGCCCGCCAGCACGCTCAGCGGATGCCCGCCAGCGAGCAAAGCCCCAAGGCCTGCGAGCACCGCCGTCGCCACGAACCACTGCACGAGCACGCCGGACGCGAGCGCGAGGCCGCCATGCCGGAAACCCCACACCACGCCACCGACCAGCAGCGCAGTGATGACGAGCGTGAACCACGGCACCTTGCGCTTCTTCGGTGTCGCTTCGAGCGCCGCGCGCACCGTCGCGGGTGCGTCCGACTGCAATTCGAGTTCGCGCGAAAGCCCTGCGAGATGGCCGGCACCCACGACCGCCAGGACGTTCGCAGGGCGAACGTCGGACGACCCGGCCTCGCGCAGGCCCGCCGCCATGTAGCGATCGCGCTCGGCGATGACGGTTTCATACAGCTGCGGACTGTGGCTCGCGAACTCGGCGAAGCTCGATTCGAGCATGTCGCCTTCCTTGAGCTTTTCGATCTCGTCTTCCGGTACGTCCTCGCTCGCGACCAGCGACAGCGCCAGTCCGCTGCCGAGCTTGATGCGCTGCCACCAGTTGAGCGACGCCGCGGCGCGACGGAACGTCAGGCCGACGTCGCGATCGATCAATGACACCGGCACGCCACGTTCGCGCGCGTCGATCACGGCCTGCTTCAGTTCGGCGCCGGGCTCGATGCCGAGCTGCTCGGCAAGACGGCGCTGGTAGGCGGCGAGCGCGAGATTCGCCGCGAACATCGCGGTGCGTCCGGTGCGGATCACTTCGACGAGATCGAGCCTCGCCATCGCCTCCGGCTCGACCAGCGCCTGCATGCGCGCGCTGTCGAGTTCGACGGCGACGTGGTCGAACGCGCCGGTCGCGATCGCATCGCGCACCGCGTCGACGCTCGCGCGGGAGACGTGCGCGGTGCCGAGCAGCGTATAGCGCACCCCGTCGCGTTCGACGATGACATGCGGCTGCGTGGCGATCGCGTCGGGCAGGGCGTGCGTCGGATCCATGGGGCCTCTAAAAACGGCGGCGCCCGATGGCGCCGTGCGTGGCAGGGTAGGGACTCAGCGACGGTCCGGCAACGGCGATGTTTCCGGCGCGGTGCGATCGCCTGCGCCCAGTGCGCGCAACAGCTGCACGCTCTCGAGCCAGCGCCCGTGCTTGCGTCCGATGCCGGGAAACCGCGCAACTACGCGAAATCCGAGGCGTTCATGCAGCGCGATCGACGCGGTGTTCATCGCGTCACCGACCACCGCGATCATCTGTCGGTAACCGAGTGCGGTGCAGTCGTCGATGAGTGCAGTGAGCAGTGCGCGGCCGACGCCGCGTTCACGCGCCGCATCGTCGACGTAGACGCTGTTCTCGACGGTCCAGCGATAGCCTTCGCGCGCGCGGTAGGCGCTGGCGTAGGCATAGCCGACGACGTGACCGTCGAGCTCGGCGACGCGATACGGATAGCCGGCGTCGATGATCGCCCGCCATCGGTCGCCGAGAGTCAGCAGCGACGGCACGTCATACTCGTAGGTCGACGTGCCGTGCTCGGCTTCGTAGGCGTAGATGCGATGGATCGCATCGAGATCCGTCTCGACGGCGGGACGGATCTCGGGCGTCATGTCAGTCGCGGTAGCGCTTGAGCAGATCGCCGTAGGCGTCGATGCGGCGATCGCGCAGGAACGGCCAGATGCGGCGCACGTCTTCGCTGCGGCCGAGGTCGACCTCCGCCATGAGCACCTGCGGGCTTTCGATCGACGCTTCGGCCAGGAATTCACCCTGTGGACCGAGCACGTGGCTCGAACCCCAGAAGTCGATGCCGCTGCGGCCGATCGGCGACGGCTCGTGGCCGACGCGATTGCACGACAGCACCGGCAAGCCGTTCGCTACCGCGTGGCCGCGATGCGACAGGATCCACGCACCGCGCTGGCGATCCTTCTCGTCCTGCGCGTCGTTCGGATCCCAGCCGATGGCGGTTGGATAGAGCAGCATCTCGGCGCCGGCCAGCGCCATCAGGCGCGCGCCTTCTGGATACCACTGGTCCCAGCACACCATCACGCCGAGACGGCCGACGGATGTGTCGATCGGCTGGAAACCCATGTCGCCCGGCGTGAAATAGAACTTCTCGTTGAAGCCCGGGTCGTCCGGGATGTGCATCTTGCGGTACTTGCCCGCGAGCGAACCGTCCGCGTCGAGCACGACCGCGGTGTTGTGATACAGGCCCGGGCCGCGACGCTCGAACAGCGAGCCCACGATGACGACGCCGTGCTGCTTCGCGAGCGCGGACAGGCGCTCGGTGGTCGGGCCAGGAATCGGCTCGGCGCTGTCGAACTCGTCGACGCACTGGTGCTGGCAGAAGTACGCGCCATTGTGCAGCTCCTGCAGCAGCACGAGCTTCGCGCCGCCCTTCGCTGCCTCGGCGACGCGCGTGGCGATCACTTCGAGGTTCGCGTCCGCGGTGCCGTGATTCTTTTCCTGGACCAGCGCGACCGGCAGGACTTTGTTCTTCGACATCAGACCACTCCTTCCGGCAGCTGCATGGTGATGCAGTGCAGGCTGCCGTTCTGCCAGATCAGCGGACGGCAGGACACCATGACGATCTCGCGATCGGGAAAGGCCTCCTGCAGCACGGCCTTCGCGCGCGTATCGGCGTCGTCGCCGTACGCGGGTGCAAGCACCGCGCCGTTGACGATCAGGAAGTTCGCGTAGCTCGCGGCGAGGCGACGTCCTTCATCGAGAATCGGCTGCGCCCACGGCAGCTCGAATACGCGATACGGACGGCCGTCCCTGGTACGAAGGGCGGCGATCTCTTCGCCCATCGCGCGTAGATGCGGATAGTGCGAATCCGAGGGATCGTCGCAACCCTGGAACACGATCGAATCGGGCGACGCGAAGCGGGCGAGGGTATCGACGTGCGCGTCGGTGTCGTCGCCTTCCAGATAGCCGTGGTCGAGCCAGAGAACGCGGTCCTGCGCGAGCCAGTCGGCAAGGTTCGCCGTGAGCATTTCGCGCGAGGCGTCCGGATGACGCTGGTTTAGGCACTGCCACGTCGTCAGTAGCGTGCCTTCACCGTCCGTATCGATCGCGCCACCTTCCAGCGCGAACGGAATCGACGTGCGTTTGGCGCGCTTGAACAGCCCGCCGCGCTCCAGTGCTTCGACGAGCGCGTCGTCGCGACTGGCTTCGAACTTGCCGCCCCAGCCGGTAAAACGGAAGTCGAGCAGACGGAAAGCGTCGCCCGCGCGCAGCGTGATCGGGCCGGAGTCGCGCAGCCAGGTGTCGTCGTATTCGCTCTGGACGAAACGCACGCGCGACAGATCGACGTCCCCGGCTTCGAGCACGCGGCGCGCATGCGCTTCGAGTGCGGCGTCAGCCACGCACACGATCGCGCGCTCGAAACGCACGATCGCGCCCACGAGCGCGACGT
This region includes:
- a CDS encoding TraB/GumN family protein: MDPTHALPDAIATQPHVIVERDGVRYTLLGTAHVSRASVDAVRDAIATGAFDHVAVELDSARMQALVEPEAMARLDLVEVIRTGRTAMFAANLALAAYQRRLAEQLGIEPGAELKQAVIDARERGVPVSLIDRDVGLTFRRAAASLNWWQRIKLGSGLALSLVASEDVPEDEIEKLKEGDMLESSFAEFASHSPQLYETVIAERDRYMAAGLREAGSSDVRPANVLAVVGAGHLAGLSRELELQSDAPATVRAALEATPKKRKVPWFTLVITALLVGGVVWGFRHGGLALASGVLVQWFVATAVLAGLGALLAGGHPLSVLAGAIVAPFKPFRPAIPAGAVSALVEARLRKPTYADFISLREDVRTLRGWYRNRVARTLLVFILTNFGTMAGEWIAIARIVGKLSG
- a CDS encoding GNAT family N-acetyltransferase → MTPEIRPAVETDLDAIHRIYAYEAEHGTSTYEYDVPSLLTLGDRWRAIIDAGYPYRVAELDGHVVGYAYASAYRAREGYRWTVENSVYVDDAARERGVGRALLTALIDDCTALGYRQMIAVVGDAMNTASIALHERLGFRVVARFPGIGRKHGRWLESVQLLRALGAGDRTAPETSPLPDRR
- a CDS encoding carbon-nitrogen hydrolase gives rise to the protein MSKNKVLPVALVQEKNHGTADANLEVIATRVAEAAKGGAKLVLLQELHNGAYFCQHQCVDEFDSAEPIPGPTTERLSALAKQHGVVIVGSLFERRGPGLYHNTAVVLDADGSLAGKYRKMHIPDDPGFNEKFYFTPGDMGFQPIDTSVGRLGVMVCWDQWYPEGARLMALAGAEMLLYPTAIGWDPNDAQDEKDRQRGAWILSHRGHAVANGLPVLSCNRVGHEPSPIGRSGIDFWGSSHVLGPQGEFLAEASIESPQVLMAEVDLGRSEDVRRIWPFLRDRRIDAYGDLLKRYRD
- a CDS encoding agmatine deiminase family protein encodes the protein MTQSDVRLPAEWEPQSAVLIAWPHGETDWADRLTEVETTYVALVGAIVRFERAIVCVADAALEAHARRVLEAGDVDLSRVRFVQSEYDDTWLRDSGPITLRAGDAFRLLDFRFTGWGGKFEASRDDALVEALERGGLFKRAKRTSIPFALEGGAIDTDGEGTLLTTWQCLNQRHPDASREMLTANLADWLAQDRVLWLDHGYLEGDDTDAHVDTLARFASPDSIVFQGCDDPSDSHYPHLRAMGEEIAALRTRDGRPYRVFELPWAQPILDEGRRLAASYANFLIVNGAVLAPAYGDDADTRAKAVLQEAFPDREIVMVSCRPLIWQNGSLHCITMQLPEGVV